From a single Leopardus geoffroyi isolate Oge1 chromosome E1, O.geoffroyi_Oge1_pat1.0, whole genome shotgun sequence genomic region:
- the ATPAF2 gene encoding ATP synthase mitochondrial F1 complex assembly factor 2 → MWRSCLRLRDAGRRLLNQPRGALTASVGPGPNPLSPARAYAPPTERKRFYQNVSITQGEGGFEINLDHRKLKTPQAKLFTVPSEALAIAVATEWDSQQDTIKFYTMHLTTLCNTSLDNPTQRNKDQLIQAAVKFLDTDTICYRVDEPATLVELQRNEWDPIIEWAEERYDVEIGSSTSIMGPSIPARTREVLTSHLASYNMWALQGIEFVVTQLKSMVLTLGLIDRRLTVEQAVLLSRLEEEYQIQKWGNIEWAHDYELRELRARTAAGTLFVHLCSESATVKHKLLQQ, encoded by the exons ATGTGGAGGAGCTGCCTCCGGCTGCGGGACGCGGGGCGCCGCCTCCTGAACCAGCCTCGGGGTGCCCTCACCGCCTCCGTGGGGCCGGGGCCAaaccccctgtcccctgcccgGGCCTATGCCCCCCCAACAG AAAGGAAGAGGTTTTATCAGAATGTCAGCATCACACAGGGTGAAG GTGGCTTTGAGATAAACCTGGACCACAGGAAGCTGAAAACTCCCCAAGCCAAGCTCTTTACCGTCCCCAGCGAGGCCCTGGCCATCGCAGTGGCCACTGAATGGGACTCCCAGCAGGACACCATCAAGTTCTACACCATGCACCTG ACCACATTGTGCAACACGTCTCTAGACAACCCTACCCAGCGAAACAAGGACCAGCTGATCCAGGCGGCTGTGAAGTTTCTGGACACCGACACCATCTG CTACAGGGTGGATGAGCCAGCGACATTAGTGGAACTTCAAAGGAACGAGTGGGACCCGATCATCGAATGGGCCGAAGAAAG ATACGATGTGGAGATCGGCTCCTCCACCAGCATAATGGGGCCCAGCATCCCAGCCAGGACTCGGGAAGTGCTCACCAGCCACCTGGCCTCTTACAACATGTGGGCCCTACAAG GGATTGAGTTTGTGGTGACCCAGCTCAAGTCCATGGTGTTGACCTTGGGCCTGATTGACCGGCGCCTGACAGTGGAGCAGGCCGTGCTGCTGTCACGCCTGGAGGAGGAGTACCAG ATCCAGAAGTGGGGCAACATCGAGTGGGCCCACGACTACGAGCTGCGGGAGCTGCGGGCGCGCACGGCCGCCGGCACCCTCTTCGTCCACCTCTGTTCTGAGAGCGCCACGGTGAAACACAAGCTCCTGCAGCAGTGA